A single window of Archangium gephyra DNA harbors:
- the glgX gene encoding glycogen debranching protein GlgX, which yields MKRAEVLPGKPYPLGATYLGNGVNFAVFSEHARKIEVCLFDPDNPAREVRRYVLPEQTQHVWHGFIPGLQTGTLYGFRAHGAYEPRRGMRFNPHKLLVDPYARALHGQVDFSAPVYAYELGEDEQDLAFDIRDSAAGVPKAVVLTDDFDWEGDSAPAVPLHRTLLYEAHVKGLTKLHPDIPEHQRGTYAALGHPALIEHLRKLGVTALELLPIHTHVDEPFLVNKGFTNYWGYSTLGYFSPDARFSASGSRGGQVAEFKSMVKALHRAGIEVILDVVYNHTCEGNHLGPTLSFKGLDNTAYYRLLEKDPRYYQDFTGTGNSWNATHPYALKLVMDSLRYWVEVMHVDGFRFDLATTLGRDRHGYDTRAAFFQMVHQDPVLSRAKLIAEPWDVGDFGYQVGNFPVLWSEWNGKYRDTIRRYWKGDDRQAAEIGYRLTGSSDLYALSGRKPTASVNFITAHDGFTLHDLVTYSQKHNEANLEENRDGANDNHSWNCGVEGETKDPEINALREQQKRNFLATLFLSQGVPMLLAGDEMGRTQKGNNNAYCQDNALSWVDWNLTESQRKLLDFTIQLSRLRREQPVLTKRKFFRGSRLWDSELKDLAWFRPDGQEMKKEDWEKPYVRSVSFLLGGDAIVTPDDEGNRIVGDTLLVLMNAHHEPITFQLPAIEWGADWEEVVDTGESRVTLHTHTPAGGSVMVAGRALVVLRRPATDEALRRE from the coding sequence ATGAAACGGGCGGAGGTGCTACCAGGCAAGCCGTACCCCCTGGGCGCCACGTACCTTGGTAACGGAGTCAACTTCGCCGTCTTCAGCGAGCACGCGCGGAAGATCGAGGTGTGTCTCTTCGATCCGGACAACCCCGCGCGCGAGGTGCGCCGCTACGTGCTGCCCGAGCAGACGCAGCACGTGTGGCACGGCTTCATCCCCGGGCTGCAGACGGGCACCCTCTACGGCTTCCGCGCCCATGGGGCCTACGAGCCCCGGCGCGGCATGCGCTTCAACCCGCACAAGCTGCTGGTGGACCCGTACGCGCGCGCCCTGCACGGGCAGGTGGACTTCTCCGCCCCCGTCTACGCCTACGAGCTCGGCGAGGATGAGCAGGATCTCGCCTTCGACATCCGCGACAGCGCCGCCGGTGTCCCCAAGGCCGTGGTGCTGACCGACGACTTCGACTGGGAGGGGGACAGCGCTCCCGCCGTGCCGCTGCACCGCACGCTCCTCTACGAGGCCCACGTGAAGGGCCTCACGAAGCTGCACCCCGACATCCCCGAGCACCAGCGCGGCACCTACGCGGCGCTGGGCCACCCCGCCCTCATCGAGCACCTGCGCAAGCTGGGCGTCACCGCGCTGGAGCTGCTCCCCATCCACACCCACGTGGACGAGCCCTTCCTCGTCAACAAGGGCTTCACCAACTACTGGGGCTACAGCACCCTGGGCTACTTCTCCCCGGACGCGCGCTTCAGCGCCTCCGGCTCGCGCGGCGGCCAGGTCGCCGAGTTCAAGTCCATGGTGAAGGCGCTCCACCGCGCCGGCATCGAGGTCATCCTCGACGTCGTCTACAACCACACCTGCGAGGGCAACCACCTCGGGCCCACCCTGTCCTTCAAGGGCCTGGACAACACCGCCTACTACCGGCTGCTGGAGAAGGATCCGCGCTACTACCAGGACTTCACCGGCACGGGGAACTCGTGGAACGCCACCCACCCCTACGCGCTCAAGCTCGTCATGGACTCCTTGCGCTACTGGGTGGAGGTGATGCACGTGGACGGGTTCCGCTTCGACCTGGCCACCACCCTGGGCCGGGACCGGCACGGCTACGACACCCGCGCCGCCTTCTTCCAGATGGTGCATCAGGATCCCGTGCTCAGCCGGGCGAAGCTCATCGCCGAGCCCTGGGACGTGGGTGACTTCGGCTACCAGGTGGGCAACTTCCCCGTCCTCTGGAGCGAGTGGAACGGCAAGTACCGCGACACCATCCGCCGCTACTGGAAGGGCGATGACCGGCAGGCGGCGGAGATCGGCTACCGGCTCACCGGCTCGTCGGACCTGTACGCACTGAGCGGCCGCAAGCCCACCGCGAGCGTCAACTTCATCACCGCCCACGACGGCTTCACCCTGCACGACCTCGTCACCTACAGCCAGAAGCACAACGAGGCCAACCTGGAGGAGAACCGGGACGGGGCCAACGACAACCACTCGTGGAACTGCGGCGTGGAGGGCGAGACGAAGGACCCGGAGATCAACGCCCTGCGCGAGCAGCAGAAGCGCAACTTCCTGGCCACGCTCTTCCTCTCCCAGGGCGTGCCCATGCTCCTGGCCGGCGACGAGATGGGCCGCACCCAGAAGGGCAACAACAACGCCTACTGCCAGGACAACGCCCTGTCCTGGGTGGACTGGAACCTCACCGAGTCCCAGCGCAAGCTGCTCGACTTCACCATCCAGCTCAGCCGCCTGCGCCGGGAGCAGCCCGTGCTCACCAAGCGCAAGTTCTTCCGCGGCTCGCGCTTGTGGGACAGCGAGCTCAAGGACCTGGCCTGGTTCCGTCCGGACGGGCAGGAGATGAAGAAGGAGGACTGGGAGAAGCCCTATGTGCGCTCCGTGTCCTTCCTGCTCGGCGGCGATGCCATCGTCACCCCGGACGACGAGGGAAATCGCATCGTCGGAGACACACTCCTGGTGTTGATGAACGCCCACCATGAGCCCATCACCTTCCAGCTCCCGGCCATCGAGTGGGGCGCGGACTGGGAGGAGGTGGTGGACACCGGCGAGTCCCGGGTGACGCTGCACACCCATACCCCCGCCGGGGGCTCGGTGATGGTGGCGGGACGGGCCCTGGTGGTGCTGCGCCGCCCGGCCACGGACGAGGCGCTCCGGCGGGAGTAG